Part of the Cottoperca gobio chromosome 1, fCotGob3.1, whole genome shotgun sequence genome, AGAGGGGAACCTAGGTGGGGGATAAAAAAAATTAGCCTCGAATACATCTTGAAAAAAATCAAGAGTACATTTTCTGTCCTGAcacatgtgttgtactttcatatGTGTACCTGAAGTCTCCAAAACCTCGGCTCTGCTGCAGAGtttgagaaaacatttcatatttgcGGATGTCATTGTCACTGACAGAGCGGCGAGCGTATCGCATCGCCTCTTCAAAGTGGTCCTTCCTGATCTCTGGGACTGGATCAAAGTCCTCATCCTGCAGGCAGAGAAAAGCATTATGAGGACCTAATGCGGGAAAActaacaatatgtgtgtgtgtgtgtgtgtgtgtgtgtgtgtgtgtgtgtgtgtgtgtgtgtgtgtgtgtgtgtgtgtgtgtgtgttttagggtAACACTctataataaacatatttctaaTGTGTTCAAATCTacttatagcactgtataattatagttttaagcactcataaatattcataatgattCATAACAACAATCATAACAGATTctaaagcattttaaaatgaattgtgaGGTCGACTATCATAACACTTCATAATTGTCTCACACTGACATTTTCTTTGCAAGGATTATCCTGTATTATAATTGCCATATGccattataatctttttttatattgttttataatgtgattataagttACTCTAATTGGTCAATGTATTTGCTTTAAGTGaagtaaacatttattatttattattataataagtaTTATGATACTCGAGCCTATAAGTCAtgataattatacattttaatatgttataattattgttataaagaaTTAAgaatatttatgagtgcttataactataattacatcgtgctataagcagattataatgcattgaaagtatgattataatgcattatagacatagGCATCATATAAAGTGTTACAAAAGTCAGAGACACaattattactataattattattatagtacGGTGTAAATGATCAAGCATGCAGTGTAGTAGCCtgacagtctgacagtctgACCATGGGGATGCCTGGTCTGTTCTGCCTCTCACGCTCAGCCTTGATCTCGGCCTCGATGGCCTCACGGATGGCCATCTTACAGGCCCGCTGGCAGATCTCTGTCAGGTCAGCGCCGGAGAAACCCTCTGTGATGCCAGACAGGTAGTCCAGGTTCACATCCTGCGGGacggagagaaaggaggagcaAAAGGACAGTCAGCTGCAGAATAGCAACATTCTTCACAATGACTACTTATGATACttaaagctggggtaggcaGTTTATTGTTGGCATAATTAGGAAAAAATCTATAATAACCtctcagcatattgtaattcaggCAAAACTAAacttcttcacctcctcttgGCTCTGTTGTCAGGCTTTAGAAAACCAAGCCTGTAATGGGAGATTTTGGAAAACTATTTGGAAAACTATTAACAAtatgttctctctgtctctgaaacGCTCTGTTGATATTGTACCTCGCTCGAGCCTCGAATCACAGTCTGTCATTTTAAAGGGCTTTACAGTCCCACAAGTTTGCTAGAATAACAGGACGTTAATTCTCATAGAATTGTCGAGATAAAAACGGCATCGGGATCACAATCACAACCAGGACTTCTGTAATAAATGACTGGTACTCGTACAGACTGCTGTGTGAAGCGTGTTCATAGTCCTGTTCATCTGGTGGGAGGGGCTGAGGATTTGTGTTTTCCCTATAGCAGCAAAAATAAACTGCCTACCAcagctttaagtacattttaccACTGCCATCTACGGTATAAAGAAACCAACTCGtgattttctcttctctctcttgtgtaCATGTGGAAGATACTGCACAGAGAAATCATTctccatatgtgtgtgcatcacTAACTTGTGCGATAGGGGACTTGCGGAGGTTGGCGTTTAGGATTGCTGTGCGAGACGGTTTGTCTGGGAGCGGGATGTAGATGAGCTGGTCCAAACGGCCCGGCCGCAGGATGGCAGCGTCTATGATGTCTGGCCTGGTGTGATGAGAGGAGCAAAGGAAGTGAGATGAGAATCATGACTTGCTGAGCTCTCAAACCCCAATCATTAAACACACATCCGCACCTGTTTGTGGCaccaataatgaaaacattcttTTTGTCCGACATGCCGTCCATCTCTGTGAGTATCTGGTTGATGACTCTGTCAGCTGCACCGCTTCCATCCCCACCTCCGCCTCCTCTGGATTTGGCAATAGAGTCTAACTCGTCGAAAAACAAGATGCAGGGGGCGGCCTGTCTGGCCTATAAGCAGAGAAGGTCAGCAGGGTTACAGTGTGGAACAGATGTGTATCATCCCAcggttatttagttttcttttctctgcgcTCACCTTATCAAACACGTCTCTGACATTGGCCTCCGATTCTCCAAACCACATGGTGAGCATCTCGGGTCCTTTGATGGAGATGAAGTTTGCTTGGCACTCGTTGGCGATGGCTTTAGCCAGCAGGGTTTTCCCACAGCCCGGAGGGCCGTAGAACAACACTCCCCGAGACGGAGTCATACCAAACTTCAAGAACTTGTCCGGATACTCGACCGGGTACtgaggagagcgagaggaagacAGACGGATTGTTGATGGGGCTTGTGTTTGTAGGTATGTGCAGAGCCTGCTGGTGTGCGAGTGTTTCTCCCACCTGAACGAGCTCTTGCAGTTCTCTCTTGACCTCCTCCAGTCCTCCGACGTCCTCCCAGTTCACCTGAGGCACCTCTGCAATGGTCTCTCTCAGAGCTGAGGGGTTGCTCTGACTCAGCGCCCACTGAGGGAGGACATGATGAGCGTTAGGGAAAGGAGATGCATCATGTTGTCACAAAGGACGAGATGAAAAGTGTTCTTTGAGGGATTAAAGGAGACAAAGTGTGCTCGCTTTCATGTTcaaacttgttttatttataacctttattttaccaggataggtctcattgagattaaagatctctttttcaagagagtcctggaTTTTGGGTTTCtattagaacatgtttacatgctttaatgttcataaaacacattattcttcTCGTACTGTccgtctgaatatacctgtattcccTCTGTTTGAAACTCTccgttttagcgcctgtctctttaagccctcCTACAGagaaagcccagtctgctctgattggttacTGTTTCCATGTCTTCCACATCTGCACTCTCAGGCATATCTGCACCGTTATTGCAGTCGAGCAATGACTATAACTGCACAGTAGGAGCACTTTCTACTAGGGctaaacatttaatcaaaatatTATCAAATCGCAATATGGCCAAGTGCAGTTTTCAAATCACAGGAAGCGCAATATCTCTTAAAGGCGAAATGTGTCAACAtaccattttaaattaaatattctcatgctgcagagatgtcctggCCTACACATCATATTCTAcatctttgtttggtacagatcccTGCAAAGATCACACCGTAATCATTCTAATATGGTTTTCAAttcaaatatacaatattacaaataataagTCAAAATCAATGCAATTAGATCTTTTTTCTAAATCTTTCTACGTATATGTGTATTATGACATCACAACCTTACAGAAGTCCTGATGGCTCGTGTAAAGGCACATTTTCAGAATACGTGCTGTGTGAGTTTCTCCGTGGAATCAACGTTTTGATACTTTCAAAGTAATGACATAGAACCTAGACCTGCTTTATAATCAAATCGACTTGGAAATCTCACTTTATACAATCTGGGACCTTTAATACACACATGCGGTTTGGAAAAGTCTGTATGTGCGTATTTGCATGCATTGCGTGTGTACCTGGAAGTCATCCATGGTGACAGCCAGTGAGTTGAGCAGGTCAGCATCGATGGAGTCGTCCTCCAGGTCTATGAGGGTTAGCTTCTTGCGGATGGCTTGCAGAGCAGCTTCTGAGCACAGAGCAGCCATGTCGGCGCCCACATGACCGTGGGTCTCTTTGGCAATCTGAGATATGGTAAATAGCTCGggacattaatattaatttatgaattattagagaattaaaactttattttaaatgaatgtttcttTTGTCCCGGGCTGCTCCTCTTTCTCACCCTCTCCAGGTCGATGTCGCCACCGAGTTTCATGTTTTTGGTGTGAATCTGCAAGATCTCCAGTCTGCCGGTCGAATCAGGGATTCCGATGTCAATCTCCCGGTCAAACCTGCCTGGAGAGAGACATCACCAtttgtaaatgcatgtgtgcgtgtgctttaatgtgtgtatgtggctgcCCTCACCAAAGCGTCTCAGAGCAGGGTCCACGCTGTTTGGTCGGTTTGTGGCTGCCATGACAACAACATGAGCTCTTTGCTTCAGGCCATCCATCAGGGTTAGGAGCTGCGAGACAATACGCCTCTCCACTTCACCATGGGtctacagtcacacacacacacacacacacacacattgtttttataaaggTGCACTGGACTGTTCAGATGTTACAGACAGTTTGTGCACACAGAGCACTGAACACTGACAGCAGCCactttgttcttgttcttgtttacCTTCTCTCTCTTGGGAGCGATGGCGTCCAGCTCATCAATAAAGATGATGGCCGGAGCGTTTTTCTCCGCCTCCTCAAACGCCTTTCTTAGGTTGCTCTCTGACTCTCCCGCCAGCTTGCTCATGATCTCCGGACCTTGCCACAGAATATTACACagcatgtaaaacacatttcctcctACACAGatctataaataacaattcCAATGAGGACATTTGGATTTCCAAACAGGTTTTCTCATAACTCTGGACACTTTATCTAAGTTTTTGCATGTGCAGGATCACctcatttcttcctctcttcttctgtgcaaACGCTCTCAATGTGTCATTGTGTGAAAACAAAGCCTTACCGttgatgaggaagaagaaggcgCCAGTTTCGTTGGCTACAGCCCGGGCCACCAGGGTCTTCCCTGTGCCTGCAGGGCCGTAGAGCAGAATACCTCTGGGGGGCTGAGAGAGAGGACggaagaatacatttattaaaagagaATAATGTTAGAATCAAAGAtagcagagagaagagtggaTGGGGTCAGGGTTCGTGTGTACGACACCTTAACTCCTATAGCCTTGAAAAGCCCGGGGTGTCTGAGAGGAAGCTCCACCATCTCTTTGATCTGGGCCAGCTGCTTCCGACAGCCTCCGATGTCGTCGTATCCGATGTCATTAAGGCTCTCCTCCTCGTCCTGTCACATGGGCGATATGCAAGATTCAGATCGGCTTGAGGTCATTCTCAGTCTTGAACACTTAGTGGCCCGTTTCTTGATGCCAATCAGGTTACATGAAATCACCCAAACTTTGCCGACTTCATTAAAGTTTCTGTTGTTATTAATCCATTAAACTGCCAATTACTTTATCTAGTAATCGTTTGGtgcttaaaatgaaagaaaaccttTTATACTTTCCAAAAGTGACGTCTTCAATGTAACTGTTTTGTGGAACAAGAAAACAACGTACTGTCACATAAGACAaagacatttaatttcattatgcagaatgactcATTTTATTAACATCttatatttctattatattattgaacTATAAGGCATTCATatgtacatcactttaatgtagTAGAAAAGCTAATTGTATTTCCTTTATATCTGCTGggtatcttaacctataataatacatcattatacatcatttattatatgagttttattttatattaagaatctgaatctgcaaagttaCTAGAAACTAAAGTAACCACATAATGTAGTAGTATAAAGTTCAGTATTTGCTTCCAAAATGTGGTGAAGAAGAAGTGTAAAGTAGCAGGAAACGAAAATgttcaagtaaagtaaaagtacataaatTGTGCTTGAGTACAGTACTtgactaaatgtacttagttacagaGCCAGTACACGGGCTGAATGGATCACCTCTCTTTTGATTGGCTCTCCCTCGCAGTAGATGACAGTGTCTGGTGCAACAATGCAGTGAGGGCTGGGGTCGGTCTCCACCACCTTGAACTCCACCGCCCGCATGCTCCCCCTCACCAAGAAGATGTCACCTGTTAACATAGATTTGAAGTCACACATGCAGGGACATCTTTGTGCTCCAGGTGATGGTGACGATTAGGTTTCACAGGATCATGTTGTGAACACCAATGTTTTACTGATGCTCAGCAGCAGAGGCGTTACAGTACCTTCATGTATGGGCCGGTAAGACTCCAGAAAATACGGCTTGAGGAAAACGTCAAAGAGGCTTCCCGTCAGGCCCTGAACGGTGTCATCTATAGGGAGGACATGGATCCTTTTCCCATACTTGATATCAGGGCAGGCATGAATACTGTGATAAAATTAAAAATCAACATCCTGGTTATTTCATACAATATTGTCAAACCTCACATGTAACTCCATGAATGttcccctgggcacagacataactatttcttcatctttgtttttgtttttgttgcccctttttgttgtcattttgagtctctttgtagtttgtttgtgtctctttgagtctctttgtagtttgtttgtgtctctttgagtctctttgtagtttgtttgtgtctctttgagtctctttgtagttgttgttgtcgGTTTGTagtctgttgtgtctctttgtagtcgttttatgCTTCTTTGAAGTCagtttgagtctcttcctggttggtacttTTCTctttaagtgacattttgaaggTGATGTTCAGGGGGGCGCCCTGACACTTTGTGCCCCTAGgcctgttcagtaatccatccatgaccGTGTGAGATCTACCTGATGACATCACCGAGTCGGACACGCAGGTTGTTGCGCGTCACACGATTCATGCGGATTCGTTCATGCCCACAGGTGTCATCAGTCAGGACGATGCACACCGCTTGGCGACGCTTCTTCCCTTTCAACACCACCGTGTCGCCCCGGAAGAGCTGCAGCTCCTCGGTCTTATTCTagtgcaaacacaaacatacacacatctcagaagaaatacaaacatgaCTAAGATATAGACttacccacaaacacacacacaaacacacacacagacctgtgACAGGCTGACGATGCTGCAGTCTTCATTGAGAGCTTCGTCCACAATGAGTCTGTTCGGTCTGTGTTTCTGCTTCAGGATGGCCGTGGAGAAATCTTCTCCTTTTGG contains:
- the LOC115014522 gene encoding transitional endoplasmic reticulum ATPase, with translation MPGSGGTDPKGEDFSTAILKQKHRPNRLIVDEALNEDCSIVSLSQNKTEELQLFRGDTVVLKGKKRRQAVCIVLTDDTCGHERIRMNRVTRNNLRVRLGDVISIHACPDIKYGKRIHVLPIDDTVQGLTGSLFDVFLKPYFLESYRPIHEGDIFLVRGSMRAVEFKVVETDPSPHCIVAPDTVIYCEGEPIKREDEEESLNDIGYDDIGGCRKQLAQIKEMVELPLRHPGLFKAIGVKPPRGILLYGPAGTGKTLVARAVANETGAFFFLINGPEIMSKLAGESESNLRKAFEEAEKNAPAIIFIDELDAIAPKREKTHGEVERRIVSQLLTLMDGLKQRAHVVVMAATNRPNSVDPALRRFGRFDREIDIGIPDSTGRLEILQIHTKNMKLGGDIDLERIAKETHGHVGADMAALCSEAALQAIRKKLTLIDLEDDSIDADLLNSLAVTMDDFQWALSQSNPSALRETIAEVPQVNWEDVGGLEEVKRELQELVQYPVEYPDKFLKFGMTPSRGVLFYGPPGCGKTLLAKAIANECQANFISIKGPEMLTMWFGESEANVRDVFDKARQAAPCILFFDELDSIAKSRGGGGGDGSGAADRVINQILTEMDGMSDKKNVFIIGATNRPDIIDAAILRPGRLDQLIYIPLPDKPSRTAILNANLRKSPIAQDVNLDYLSGITEGFSGADLTEICQRACKMAIREAIEAEIKAERERQNRPGIPMDEDFDPVPEIRKDHFEEAMRYARRSVSDNDIRKYEMFSQTLQQSRGFGDFRFPSATGTQSGGQRSGSGSERPDPQREEGNDDLYQ